The DNA window GAGTTTGTTGTTGGAAGGATAGGCAAGCCATCCGGAAAACTTAGAGATCGGATCCGAAAATTCGTTCTCGTTGGTATTTAAGACAACCGTAATATCCTTGTATCCCGCTTCGATCACCTTCTCCACGGGAATCGGGTCCGCGATTCCGCCGTCCCCGTAAAATTGCCCGTCGAGTTTCCACTTTCCCCGCGTGGCGATCGGAAGAGAAGTCGCCGCTTTCAAAAGATTGAGCGCGTTCGCCGCGGAAGCTTTGATGTATTCCGTCTGCAGTTTTGCGAGATTGGTGACTGCGACATACAAGGGAGGGGATTCTTTTTTGTCGAAGTTCTCCGATGGAAGTCTGTATTTTTGTCCGAATAAAAAATCGATCAGATATTCCTGATCCAGGACCGTCTTCCCTTTGAACGGATGCAGAAAGGAAATAAATTTATTCCCGATCAATTCCTTCTTCCAAATGTCCAGAATGCGAATGGATTCTTCATGACCTTGTTCGTAACCCGCCGCATAATACGCGGCCGAACACGAACCCGAGGAAACTCCCACGATGAGATCGAAATGAGTGGAAGGAATGTATTGATGCA is part of the Leptospira yasudae genome and encodes:
- a CDS encoding patatin-like phospholipase family protein, whose amino-acid sequence is MSSYFTPGKESFPGNNHILPKPGKNSTALIVAGGGMKGSFAGGVLAALHQYIPSTHFDLIVGVSSGSCSAAYYAAGYEQGHEESIRILDIWKKELIGNKFISFLHPFKGKTVLDQEYLIDFLFGQKYRLPSENFDKKESPPLYVAVTNLAKLQTEYIKASAANALNLLKAATSLPIATRGKWKLDGQFYGDGGIADPIPVEKVIEAGYKDITVVLNTNENEFSDPISKFSGWLAYPSNNKLNHMITKVHHTMYNRAIQILKYPPKDVRIQVISPSQQELSMVTTSAEKLTRSINRGIDAGFKAVASIKEEFSHFKTKLKDKGWKIL